In Nocardioides daphniae, the DNA window CGTCAACACCGCCATCGCCACCACCGGCGGCGTGCTCGCCGAGGCCGGCAACATCGGCGTCGGCTTCGCCATCCCGATCGAGCAGGTCAAGGTGACCGCCGACCAGATCCTGCGGACCGGCGAGGCGCGCTACCCGGTGATCGGGGCACGGGTCGACACCAGCGACGCGCAGAAGGGCAACGGCGCCGTCATCGACGAGGTGCTGGCCAACTCGCCCGCCCAGAGCGCGGGCCTCGAGGACGACGACCTCGTGCTCGCCGTCGACGGCGTACGCGTGACCGACGGCATCGCGCTGATCGTGCGGATCCGCACCTTCCAGCCCGGCGACGAGGTGGAGTTCACCGTGCGCCGCGACGGCAAGGAGCGCACCCTCCGGATCACCCTGGGCTCAGAGGTGGGCTGACGCCCCCTCGCCCGGAGCAGGGGCTCGGAGGGTCAGACCTCCTGGCCACGCCCGGCGTCGGCCTCCACGAAGGGATGGTCGTCGACGAAGGCCTTGGTCTCGGTGTACATCTTCTCGATGAACGACTCGAGCTGGCTGGCCTCGACGCGCCACTGGCCGCGCCCACCGATCTTGATCGCAGGCAGCTCACCGCGCCGGACGAGTGCGTACACCTGGGCGCTGGAGGTGTTGAGGACTTCCGCCACATCGGCCAACGTGAGGAATCGGGGTGTGCCGCTCATTACTCCATCGTGCCACTGAATCGCGCAACCACAAGGGCTGAATCCGTCCGCTGTGGACAACGCCTGTCGCAAACAGCGAGACCCGCCAAGATGTGGCTCGTGAACATGGGGCTCGGGAAGTCAGAGATCAAGCCAGCCGTGCGCGGCTCGTCGCCGGGATGGCGCGACCCGCGGCTGTGGACGGGCATCGCGCTGATGCTCTGCTCCGTCGTGGTCGGCGCCAAGGTCGTGGGGTCGGCCGACGACAGCGTCGCCATGTGGACGTTGCGTGCCGACATGGCACCCGGAGACGTGGTCACCCCGGCCGACCTGGTCACGACCCGCGTCCGCTTCGAGCAGGCCTCCGAGGCGCAGCGCTACTTCACCGTCGACGACACGCTGCCGGCGCAGCGCCACCTCGTACGCCCGGTCTCCGCCGGCGAGCTGCTCCCGCGTGCCGGCCTGGGGGAGGGCGACCCCGACACGTCCCGCGTCTCGGTGTCGGTGCCGGGCAGCCAGCTGCCGCCCGACGTCGAGGCCGGGAGCCGCGTCGACCTGTGGGTCGCGCCGCAGGGCTCCGGCGACCGCGGGCGGGCGAGCCTGGCCGTGCGAGACGTCGTGGTCCTGGCGGCACCGGAGGCCTCCGCCGAGCTCGTCGGCGCAGGAGGGGAGCGCCAGGTGGTGCTCGCGGTGCCGGACGACGGCACGGTCCTGGCCGAGGTGCTCACCGCCAGCGGGACCGGTCGCCTCATGATCGTCGGTCGGGGCTGACGTGCGCTGCGTGCTGGTCCTGGCCTCGGGAGCCGCGTGGGAGTCCGACGCGCTGGACCGGCTGCGGGAGGCCTCAGGCATCGTCGTGCTGAAGCGGTGCGTCGACGTCGACGACCTGCTCGCCAGCGCAGCCACCCAGCAGGCCGACGTCGCGGTGGTCTCCTCCGACGCCCCGGGCCTGGACGGCTCGACGGTGCAGGCGCTGCGTCGCCACGGTGTCGGCGTCGTCGCGGTCACCGGGACCCACCTGCGCGAGGACGCCGAGGCTCGCCTGGCCCGGGTGGGGGTCCTGGCCGCGGTGCCGGAGACCGACCTGACCTCGTTGCCGGGGGCGCTGCTCGCGCTGGCCGACCACGAGGCGGCCGTGCCGGCCCCGCGTACGCCGCTGGCCGACGCCCCTGGTGCGGGTGACGCCGGGGGCGCGCCGCGACCCGCCGAGCCCGGTCGGGTCACCGTCGTCTGGGGTCCGGTCGGGGCACCCGGGCGCACCACGGTGGCCACGGCGATCGCCAGCGAGCTCGCCCGCCGGTCGCGGGCCACCGTGCTGGTCGACGCCGACCCCCACGCGAGCGTCGCGCAGCACCTGGGCGTGCAGGACCAGGTCTCGGGGC includes these proteins:
- a CDS encoding helix-turn-helix domain-containing protein, whose amino-acid sequence is MSGTPRFLTLADVAEVLNTSSAQVYALVRRGELPAIKIGGRGQWRVEASQLESFIEKMYTETKAFVDDHPFVEADAGRGQEV